From a region of the Oncorhynchus tshawytscha isolate Ot180627B linkage group LG14, Otsh_v2.0, whole genome shotgun sequence genome:
- the aipl1 gene encoding aryl-hydrocarbon-interacting protein-like 1, which produces MSSDMDGTMLLGVEGIKKTILYGGTAEMPRFITGTKVTFHFRTQLCDDDRTVIDDSKVTGVPMEVVIGNMFKLEIWETLLTSMRIGEVAEFWCDVTHTGLYPLVAKSLRRIAEGKDPVDWHIHSCGMANMFAYHTLGYDDLDQLQKEPQPLYFVLELVKVQQPSEYDRESWALNDEERLKAVPLLHGQGNKLYKLGRYQDATNKYKEAIVCIKNIQHKEKAWEAPWLKLEKMGNMLTLNYCQCLLRMEEYYEVIEHTSDIINQHPGEMKAFYVRGKAHIEVWNEAEARADFERVLDLDPGMKKAVKKDLGVLNMRMEEKNEEDKVKYKGMF; this is translated from the exons ATGTCTTCAGATATGGATGGGACCATGCTCCTGGGGGTGGAAGGCATTAAGAAAACCATCCTGTATGGAGGGACAGCTGAGATGCCCCGGTTCATTACTGGGACCAAG GTGACCTTCCATTTCCGTACCCAGCTGTGTGATGATGATCGTACGGTGATAGACGACAGTAAGGTGACGGGCGTGCCAATGGAGGTGGTGATCGGGAACATGTTCAAGCTGGAGATCTGGGAGACCCTGCTCACCTCCATGAGGATCGGAGAGGTGGCCGAGTTCTGGTGCGATGTCACC cACACTGGCCTCTACCCCCTGGTGGCCAAGAGCTTGCGGCGCATTGCGGAGGGCAAGGACCCTGTGGACTGGCACATCCATTCGTGTGGCATGGCCAACATGTTTGCCTACCACACCCTGGGCTATGATGACCTGGACCAGCTACAGAAGGAGCCTCAGCCTCTCTACTTTGTACTGGAACTGGTCAAG GTGCAGCAGCCCAGTGAGTATGACAGGGAGTCGTGGGCTCTGAATGATGAGGAGAGACTGAAGGCTGTGCCCTTGCTCCACGGCCAGGGGAACAAGCTCTACAAACTGGGGCGCTACCAGGACGCCACCAACAAATACAAAGAGGCCATAGTCTGCATCAAGAACATACAGCACAAG GAAAAAGCATGGGAAGCCCCCTGGCTGAAGCTAGAGAAGATGGGGAACATGCTGACTCTCAACTACTGCCAGTGTCTGCTCCGTATGGAGGAGTACTATGAGGTCATAGAGCACACCAGTGACATCATCAATCAGCACCCAG GTGAAATGAAGGCGTTCTACGTGCGAGGGAAGGCCCACATTGAGGTGTGGAACGAAGCTGAGGCGCGGGCTGACTTTGAGAGGGTTCTAGATCTGGACCCTGGCATGAAGAAGGCTGTTAAGAAGGACCTGGGTGTCCTCAACAtgaggatggaggagaagaatGAGGAGGATAAAGTCAAGTACAAGGGAATGTTCTGA